One window of Microbacterium sp. Root61 genomic DNA carries:
- a CDS encoding alpha/beta fold hydrolase translates to MTSTTSSPTVILIAGHWLGAWAWDEVLEHLNTHHSRAIAITLPGLDGDDPERAEKTLDDQAAAILDGLTRLRVPGDQPAIVVAHSGANAPVSLVLDRHPELVRRVMWVDSGPVATGSVFAPDLPEGVEEVPLPPFDVLGQQASLEGLSAEILERFRARAVPEPGPVLRQPVELTNDARRKVRTTLVCCSIPSAQVLELSRAGHAMFAEVANLEHLDVIDLPTGHWPMWSRPGDLANVIQSAASRAD, encoded by the coding sequence ATGACCAGTACTACGAGCAGTCCGACCGTCATCCTCATCGCCGGCCACTGGCTGGGCGCGTGGGCGTGGGACGAAGTCCTTGAACACCTGAACACCCACCACTCTCGCGCCATCGCGATCACGCTGCCCGGTCTCGATGGGGACGATCCCGAGCGTGCAGAGAAGACTCTCGACGATCAAGCCGCAGCAATCCTCGACGGTCTCACTCGGCTCCGGGTTCCCGGGGATCAGCCCGCGATCGTCGTCGCTCACAGTGGGGCCAACGCCCCCGTCAGCCTCGTCCTTGACCGGCACCCCGAGCTTGTTCGTCGGGTGATGTGGGTCGACTCCGGCCCTGTGGCGACGGGAAGCGTCTTCGCCCCAGATCTCCCGGAGGGGGTGGAGGAGGTTCCGCTGCCGCCCTTCGACGTCCTCGGACAACAGGCGAGCCTCGAAGGCCTGAGCGCAGAGATCCTCGAGCGTTTTCGGGCCCGGGCCGTCCCCGAGCCCGGCCCCGTGCTTCGTCAGCCCGTCGAACTCACGAACGACGCTCGCCGCAAAGTCCGGACCACCCTGGTGTGCTGCTCGATCCCGAGCGCGCAGGTGCTCGAGCTGTCCCGTGCAGGCCACGCCATGTTCGCCGAAGTCGCGAACCTCGAGCACCTCGACGTCATCGATCTCCCGACCGGCCATTGGCCCATGTGGAGCCGTCCCGGCGACCTCGCCAACGTCATTCAGTCGGCGGCTTCTCGAGCCGACTGA
- a CDS encoding DUF1989 domain-containing protein, whose translation MKQDLKTYWATGEHVEWDRQLREFGSADVPGTIVHDVVVPARGFLRARVVEAGDVIRIVNVAGQQVMDVMLYDADNIKNVASMSNTILAGGTNKLTTGVTVYAKNGQKLATVGLDTAGVAAADGGYCSDAVNELRYGIEGSPNCKQNLVASMAEYGMTPDDLEEGCFTAFLKLEHDHDGTTRLYPSPSKPGDVFELIAERRIIVSASACPSERAVTNNHNPTPMKVIIYTPATS comes from the coding sequence ATGAAGCAGGATCTGAAGACTTACTGGGCCACCGGAGAACACGTGGAGTGGGACCGGCAGCTGCGCGAGTTCGGCTCGGCGGACGTGCCCGGAACGATCGTCCACGATGTGGTCGTGCCCGCCCGAGGGTTCCTCCGGGCCCGCGTCGTCGAGGCAGGCGATGTCATCCGCATCGTCAACGTGGCGGGCCAGCAGGTCATGGACGTCATGCTCTACGACGCCGACAACATCAAGAACGTGGCCTCGATGAGCAACACGATCTTGGCCGGAGGCACGAACAAGCTCACGACCGGTGTGACGGTCTACGCGAAGAACGGCCAGAAGCTCGCCACGGTCGGTCTGGACACCGCAGGCGTGGCGGCGGCGGACGGCGGCTACTGCAGCGACGCGGTGAACGAACTGCGCTACGGCATCGAGGGCAGCCCGAACTGCAAGCAGAACCTGGTCGCCTCGATGGCCGAGTATGGGATGACCCCCGACGATCTTGAAGAAGGATGCTTCACCGCTTTCCTCAAGCTCGAGCACGACCACGACGGGACAACCCGTCTCTACCCCTCGCCGAGCAAGCCGGGCGACGTCTTCGAGCTCATCGCCGAGCGACGCATCATCGTGTCCGCCTCGGCGTGCCCGTCCGAGCGCGCCGTCACCAACAACCACAACCCGACCCCCATGAAGGTCATCATCTACACCCCCGCAACGTCCTGA
- a CDS encoding nucleoside hydrolase — protein MIPVILDTDLGTDIDDHWAVAMILGCPELDVRLITTASGDTTYRAQLLAGILSAAGRTDIPIGIGPATALPEGIPVQTIPAGAAAMPLSAYEGIAHEDGVAAIIDTIMASPEPVTLIAIGPLTNVAAAVVREPAITSRSRVISMAAYLRGGVFSGVDGPQKEYNVILDVPAFRTLLASEWDLTLTPVDSCGDIELQGERFARIRDSRSPLLQLVMRDYREWWGEFPTASTVISSPEELTSVLFDTLAVYLAYRHDAADIVDLALVVDEDGVVAEASEGRTAHVAIGWRDYDGFLDHLVERLEAAAEASSMSEVARG, from the coding sequence ATGATCCCCGTCATCCTGGACACCGACCTCGGCACCGACATCGACGATCACTGGGCTGTGGCGATGATCCTCGGATGCCCGGAGCTCGACGTGCGCCTGATCACCACGGCGTCCGGAGACACGACGTACCGCGCGCAGCTGCTCGCCGGCATCCTCAGTGCGGCTGGTCGCACCGACATCCCGATCGGGATCGGTCCGGCGACGGCGCTGCCCGAGGGAATCCCCGTGCAGACGATCCCGGCGGGCGCGGCGGCCATGCCGCTGTCCGCGTACGAGGGCATCGCGCATGAGGACGGCGTCGCGGCCATCATCGACACGATCATGGCGAGCCCGGAGCCGGTGACGCTGATCGCGATCGGACCCCTGACGAACGTGGCGGCCGCTGTGGTCCGCGAGCCGGCGATCACGTCGCGGTCCCGTGTGATCAGCATGGCCGCCTATCTGCGCGGCGGGGTCTTCTCCGGCGTGGACGGACCGCAGAAGGAGTACAACGTCATCCTCGATGTCCCGGCTTTCCGGACACTCCTCGCATCCGAGTGGGACCTCACCCTGACGCCGGTAGACAGCTGCGGGGACATCGAGCTCCAGGGGGAGCGGTTCGCACGCATCCGCGACTCCCGTAGCCCGCTGCTGCAGCTCGTGATGCGCGACTACCGGGAGTGGTGGGGCGAGTTCCCGACCGCTTCGACCGTCATCTCCTCGCCGGAGGAGCTCACCTCGGTGCTCTTCGACACACTCGCCGTCTATCTCGCATACCGCCACGACGCCGCAGACATCGTGGACCTGGCTCTCGTGGTGGACGAGGACGGGGTCGTGGCGGAAGCCTCGGAGGGCCGCACGGCGCACGTCGCCATCGGATGGCGCGACTACGACGGCTTCCTCGATCACTTGGTCGAACGGCTCGAGGCTGCTGCGGAGGCGAGCTCGATGAGCGAGGTCGCCCGCGGCTAG
- a CDS encoding gamma carbonic anhydrase family protein, translating to MTIAEGASVLSVAGKTPDIHPTAFVATGGRVIGAVTLGEGASVWYNAVLRGDSDTITIGAGSNLQDNVAVHVDMGQPVVIGENVSVGHNAVVHGCTIGDGTLIGMGSVILSGAVIGSGCLVAGGAVVLEGTVVPDGSLVAGVPAKVRRELTEEERAGIRRNAATYRAHLSTHVNAVSVG from the coding sequence ATGACGATTGCCGAAGGCGCTTCCGTACTGTCCGTCGCGGGCAAGACCCCCGACATCCATCCCACCGCGTTCGTCGCGACCGGGGGGAGGGTGATCGGAGCGGTCACCCTCGGCGAGGGCGCGAGCGTCTGGTACAACGCCGTCCTGCGCGGGGACAGCGACACGATCACCATCGGCGCCGGCAGCAACCTGCAGGACAACGTCGCGGTCCATGTCGACATGGGGCAGCCCGTCGTCATCGGCGAGAACGTCTCGGTCGGGCACAACGCCGTTGTGCACGGTTGCACGATCGGGGACGGCACCCTGATCGGGATGGGGAGCGTTATCCTCTCCGGTGCCGTGATCGGTTCGGGATGCCTCGTGGCCGGCGGCGCGGTCGTGCTTGAGGGCACCGTGGTTCCCGACGGCTCGCTCGTGGCCGGTGTGCCGGCGAAGGTGCGCCGCGAACTCACCGAGGAGGAGCGCGCCGGCATCCGCCGCAACGCCGCCACCTATCGGGCGCACCTGTCCACCCACGTCAATGCGGTGTCGGTGGGCTGA
- a CDS encoding Dps family protein: MTKSQTIPATTADPTVAAGSAQFLAPVVIGLQALVVNGKQAHWNVRGANFIAIHELLDSVVTHAQDWSDTAAERIVALGLPIDARLSTVAEKAGKSAVRAGFTQWDVMVRDIIADIDAVLVDVKAAVDGLDEVDLTSQDVAIEIMRGLEKDRWFLVAHLAE; the protein is encoded by the coding sequence ATGACGAAGTCACAGACCATTCCCGCCACCACGGCAGACCCGACGGTCGCCGCAGGTTCAGCGCAGTTCCTCGCGCCCGTCGTCATCGGACTCCAGGCGCTCGTCGTCAACGGCAAGCAGGCGCACTGGAACGTCCGTGGCGCGAACTTCATCGCGATCCACGAGCTGCTCGACTCGGTCGTCACGCATGCCCAGGACTGGTCGGACACCGCCGCGGAGCGCATCGTCGCCCTCGGCCTGCCGATCGACGCACGCCTCTCCACCGTCGCTGAGAAGGCCGGCAAGAGCGCCGTGCGTGCCGGCTTCACGCAGTGGGACGTCATGGTCCGCGACATCATCGCCGACATCGACGCCGTGCTCGTGGATGTCAAAGCCGCCGTCGACGGCCTGGATGAGGTCGACCTCACGAGCCAGGACGTGGCGATCGAGATCATGCGCGGCCTCGAGAAGGACCGCTGGTTCCTCGTCGCGCACCTCGCCGAATAG
- a CDS encoding A1S_2505 family phage non-structural protein: MRIETLQPDEVFVFGSNASGAHGGGAALFAYECFGAVWGQSEGLQGQSYGIDTMSGLEVFREQARRFVDFAAQHPELRFVMTEVGCGIAGYTPAQVAGFFADAPPNVVLPESFVDVLGAG; the protein is encoded by the coding sequence ATGCGCATCGAGACGCTGCAGCCGGACGAGGTCTTCGTCTTCGGCTCGAACGCGTCCGGTGCCCACGGCGGTGGCGCGGCGCTGTTCGCCTACGAGTGCTTCGGCGCGGTGTGGGGACAGTCCGAGGGGCTGCAGGGGCAGTCGTACGGCATCGACACGATGTCGGGGCTCGAGGTCTTCCGCGAGCAGGCGCGACGGTTCGTCGACTTCGCGGCGCAGCATCCGGAACTTCGATTCGTCATGACCGAGGTCGGCTGCGGCATCGCGGGTTACACGCCTGCGCAGGTCGCCGGGTTCTTCGCGGACGCACCGCCGAATGTGGTGCTGCCGGAGTCTTTCGTGGACGTGCTGGGGGCGGGCTGA
- a CDS encoding alpha/beta fold hydrolase, translating to MTITTHVVGEGDDAITYDVHGDLADATAERPALFLFGAPMDATGFQVLAAHFSDRPVVTYDPRGAGRNPVGTADITAEQHAEDLHRVISALGVGPVDAFGSSGGAVTLLALAAAHPEDVRKVVAHEPPSAPELPDADTVLAVVADMKRTYAEQGDGAAMAKFIGFVMFDGPVPDDYLDQPAPDPAMFGMSGDDDGSRTNPLMRNMPSILAYRPDIAALRALGDRLVLAAGVESGETMAARGARAIAAAVGIPATEFPSNHGGFTVQPGFPSDPDGFAARLRDVLA from the coding sequence ATGACCATCACCACGCACGTGGTGGGCGAAGGCGACGACGCGATCACCTACGACGTTCACGGAGACCTCGCCGACGCGACGGCGGAGCGACCGGCGCTGTTCCTCTTCGGGGCGCCGATGGATGCCACGGGCTTCCAGGTACTGGCCGCACACTTCAGCGACCGGCCGGTGGTGACCTACGACCCGCGCGGCGCGGGACGCAATCCCGTCGGGACGGCCGACATCACCGCCGAACAGCACGCCGAAGATCTGCACCGGGTGATCTCCGCCCTCGGCGTCGGGCCGGTCGACGCGTTCGGCAGCAGCGGCGGTGCGGTGACCCTGCTGGCGCTGGCCGCCGCGCACCCGGAGGATGTGCGCAAGGTGGTGGCACACGAACCGCCCAGCGCGCCCGAGCTGCCCGATGCGGACACGGTGCTCGCGGTTGTGGCAGACATGAAGCGGACCTATGCCGAGCAGGGCGATGGCGCGGCGATGGCGAAGTTCATCGGGTTCGTGATGTTCGACGGGCCCGTGCCGGACGACTACCTCGACCAGCCCGCCCCCGATCCGGCGATGTTCGGCATGTCGGGCGACGACGACGGCTCGCGCACCAATCCGCTCATGCGCAACATGCCGTCGATCCTCGCCTACCGCCCGGATATCGCGGCCCTACGCGCTCTCGGCGACCGGCTCGTGCTGGCTGCGGGCGTCGAGTCGGGCGAAACGATGGCGGCGCGCGGAGCGCGAGCGATCGCAGCGGCCGTCGGCATCCCCGCGACGGAGTTCCCGAGCAATCACGGCGGCTTCACCGTCCAGCCGGGATTCCCCAGCGACCCCGACGGGTTCGCCGCGCGACTTCGCGACGTGCTCGCCTGA
- a CDS encoding SRPBCC family protein, with translation MPVTEIISDPATLTMNIHAEFDASVDRVWSVFTDPRQLERFWGPPGWPATFTRFDFTPGGLAQYSMTGPDGETHHARWEFLRIDAPDSFEVLDGFADEAGELLTEMPPMRMVFSFVDEGARTRLHGVTHFESLEALEQSVAMGMVEGTRMAMSQLDTVLQSLRDYAQGKGTRLEVLDDQHVRITRLVEGSRDLVWRAHTEPDLLRQWLLGPDGWRMTVCEVDPAVGGHYRYAWEPVDGTEGQAFGFDGENLVMDGPRRSVTTEHMTGTDYPSTTNDLQLFEEDGATLLTLLIEYPDAATRDIVLATGMLDGMETSYERLEREVLASV, from the coding sequence ATGCCCGTGACTGAGATCATCAGTGACCCCGCGACACTGACGATGAACATCCACGCCGAGTTCGACGCATCCGTCGATCGCGTGTGGTCTGTCTTCACCGATCCGCGCCAGCTCGAGCGGTTCTGGGGCCCTCCCGGGTGGCCCGCCACCTTCACGCGGTTCGACTTCACGCCCGGAGGGCTCGCCCAGTACTCGATGACGGGGCCGGACGGCGAGACGCACCACGCCCGCTGGGAGTTCCTCCGTATCGACGCTCCCGACTCCTTCGAGGTGCTCGACGGCTTTGCGGACGAGGCGGGGGAGCTGCTCACCGAGATGCCGCCCATGCGCATGGTGTTCTCGTTCGTCGACGAGGGTGCTCGCACACGGCTTCACGGCGTCACGCACTTCGAGTCGCTCGAGGCGCTCGAGCAGTCCGTCGCGATGGGCATGGTCGAGGGCACCCGGATGGCGATGTCGCAGCTCGACACCGTGCTGCAGAGCCTGCGCGACTATGCCCAGGGCAAGGGCACGCGGCTCGAGGTGCTCGACGACCAGCACGTGCGCATCACGCGTCTGGTCGAAGGATCGCGCGACCTCGTCTGGCGTGCGCACACAGAGCCCGACCTGCTCCGCCAATGGCTGCTCGGACCTGACGGCTGGCGAATGACGGTGTGCGAAGTCGACCCGGCGGTCGGCGGACACTACCGCTATGCGTGGGAGCCGGTCGACGGCACGGAGGGTCAGGCATTCGGATTCGATGGCGAGAACCTCGTCATGGATGGGCCGCGTCGCAGCGTCACGACCGAGCACATGACCGGCACCGACTACCCGTCGACGACGAACGACCTGCAGCTCTTCGAAGAGGACGGCGCGACGCTGCTCACGCTGCTCATCGAGTACCCGGATGCCGCGACCCGCGACATCGTGCTCGCCACAGGCATGCTCGACGGCATGGAAACCAGCTACGAGCGCCTTGAGCGCGAGGTGCTCGCCTCCGTGTGA
- a CDS encoding ArsR/SmtB family transcription factor, with protein sequence MVVELELSDDEVDRIFRALADATRRDILRRTIEAEQSVSTLAAAYDMSFAAVQKHVAVLEAARLIIKRAEGRERLVRTDPAMIARAQLLLERYQDLWRHRIRRIDEILAEPVETPDPKPDTPGGSHARD encoded by the coding sequence ATGGTTGTAGAACTTGAACTCAGCGACGACGAGGTGGACCGGATCTTCCGGGCCCTCGCCGACGCGACGCGGCGTGACATCCTGCGCCGCACGATCGAGGCCGAGCAGTCGGTCTCGACGCTCGCCGCTGCGTACGACATGTCGTTCGCGGCGGTGCAGAAGCACGTCGCCGTGCTGGAGGCCGCCCGCCTGATCATCAAGCGGGCCGAGGGAAGAGAGCGACTCGTGCGCACCGATCCCGCCATGATCGCCCGGGCGCAGTTGCTGCTCGAGCGCTACCAGGACCTCTGGCGTCACCGCATCCGTCGCATCGACGAGATCCTCGCCGAGCCGGTCGAGACGCCAGATCCGAAACCTGACACCCCAGGAGGAAGCCATGCCCGTGACTGA
- a CDS encoding acyltransferase family protein gives MPSADHDLGPQHLSEPRRRVRREPLDRSPEHAEPARFLPHVQGLRAIAVLLVVLYHFWPGRLPGGYVGVDVFFVISGFLITSHLMRELTATGTVRLGQFWARRARRLLPASLLVLLFCAIVAGSPYLSPLSALPNEVREIIASTFYVENWFLALNSADYLNNSGDPTTVQHYWSLSLEEQFYVMWPLIMLLAAWIAVKYFKGGLRRAVIVAIGVVTVASFIFCVVFTLTDPAPAYFVTFGRMWQFGVGALVALIPMLRISNAIGSFVLGWAGIVGLVYTAFTFDGQTTFPGYAAALPTLSAAAILMASNTQRWWYPTRFLSIRPMQFTGDISYSLYLWHWPLIIIAPSVPFWGLTIYHRVALLAICFVLAWLTKKFVEDPMRGWKVLTSRPAKVTLWASLAAMLVVAGTAGAAWAINAPAYRAGEQALSQLRTDPPPCFGAAVVLDADCAGTDFGDEILPAPGFAGIDRPEDAQCFVQLNDSRPVSCEFGSDADDAPRIALVGDSHAYQLLSTFERMADENGWHLTTYFKGACPWNTTPLSTPGAFGAACTEWRDGVTRSMQDRDFDAVFTAAIATTPYSSAGFDSSYDAAVAGYQDAWSEVLDRGIPVITVVDNPVWETDPNKCLRTRDMSACDGPRSELLVENDPLRAAAAGLDGVTLLDFTDVFCDDSSCFPVVGGANVYRDQDHLTVTFVDTLVPQYTAAIEAALAAARQ, from the coding sequence GTGCCTTCTGCCGATCATGACCTCGGACCGCAGCATCTCTCGGAGCCCCGCCGCCGTGTGCGCCGCGAGCCGCTGGATCGATCCCCGGAACACGCCGAACCGGCACGCTTCCTGCCGCACGTGCAGGGGCTGCGCGCGATCGCCGTGCTCCTGGTCGTGCTCTACCACTTCTGGCCCGGGCGCCTCCCGGGCGGCTACGTCGGTGTCGACGTCTTCTTCGTCATCTCCGGGTTCCTGATCACGTCACACCTGATGCGCGAGCTGACCGCCACTGGCACGGTGCGGCTCGGCCAGTTCTGGGCGCGGCGCGCCCGACGCCTGCTGCCGGCATCCCTCCTCGTCCTCCTCTTCTGCGCGATCGTGGCGGGCTCGCCGTACCTCTCGCCGCTCTCTGCTTTGCCGAACGAGGTGCGCGAGATCATCGCGTCGACCTTCTACGTCGAGAACTGGTTCCTCGCGCTCAACTCGGCCGACTACCTGAACAACTCCGGCGACCCGACCACCGTCCAGCACTACTGGTCGCTGTCGCTCGAGGAGCAGTTCTACGTGATGTGGCCGCTGATCATGCTGCTGGCGGCATGGATCGCGGTGAAGTACTTCAAGGGCGGGCTGCGCCGCGCCGTCATCGTCGCCATCGGCGTCGTGACCGTGGCATCCTTCATCTTCTGCGTCGTCTTCACGCTGACCGACCCGGCACCGGCGTACTTCGTGACGTTCGGCCGCATGTGGCAGTTCGGCGTCGGGGCACTGGTGGCCCTGATCCCGATGCTGCGGATCAGCAACGCGATCGGCAGCTTCGTGCTCGGCTGGGCGGGCATCGTCGGGCTCGTGTACACGGCATTCACCTTTGACGGACAGACGACCTTCCCCGGCTACGCGGCAGCGTTGCCGACGCTGTCTGCGGCGGCGATCCTGATGGCCTCGAACACGCAGCGCTGGTGGTACCCGACGCGCTTCCTGTCGATCCGTCCGATGCAGTTCACCGGCGACATCTCGTACTCGCTGTACCTGTGGCACTGGCCGCTGATCATCATCGCGCCGTCGGTGCCGTTCTGGGGCCTCACGATCTACCACCGCGTCGCACTGCTGGCGATCTGCTTCGTGCTGGCGTGGCTCACGAAGAAGTTCGTCGAAGATCCGATGCGCGGCTGGAAGGTGCTCACCTCCCGGCCCGCCAAGGTCACCCTGTGGGCATCCTTGGCAGCGATGCTGGTCGTGGCAGGCACCGCGGGTGCGGCGTGGGCGATCAACGCCCCGGCCTACCGCGCCGGCGAGCAGGCGTTGTCGCAGCTGCGCACCGACCCGCCGCCGTGCTTCGGTGCGGCGGTCGTGCTCGACGCGGACTGCGCCGGCACCGACTTCGGCGACGAGATCCTGCCGGCGCCGGGTTTCGCCGGCATCGACCGGCCCGAGGACGCGCAGTGCTTCGTGCAGCTGAACGACTCGCGGCCCGTGTCGTGCGAATTCGGTTCGGACGCCGACGACGCACCCCGCATCGCGCTGGTCGGCGACAGTCACGCGTACCAGCTGCTCTCCACCTTCGAGCGGATGGCGGATGAGAACGGCTGGCACCTGACGACGTACTTCAAGGGCGCGTGTCCCTGGAACACGACGCCGCTGTCCACGCCCGGAGCGTTCGGTGCGGCGTGCACCGAGTGGCGCGACGGCGTGACCCGCTCGATGCAGGATCGCGACTTCGACGCCGTGTTCACGGCTGCGATCGCGACGACCCCGTACTCCTCTGCCGGCTTCGACTCGTCATACGACGCGGCCGTCGCGGGCTATCAGGATGCGTGGAGCGAGGTGCTCGATCGCGGCATCCCCGTCATCACCGTCGTGGACAACCCCGTGTGGGAGACCGATCCGAACAAATGCCTGCGCACGCGCGACATGAGCGCGTGCGACGGTCCCCGCAGCGAGCTGCTCGTCGAGAACGACCCGCTGCGCGCCGCCGCGGCCGGCCTCGACGGCGTGACCCTGCTCGACTTCACCGACGTGTTCTGCGACGACAGTTCGTGCTTCCCCGTGGTGGGGGGCGCGAACGTCTATCGCGACCAGGACCACCTCACGGTGACCTTCGTCGACACCCTCGTGCCGCAGTACACCGCGGCCATCGAGGCGGCATTGGCGGCCGCTCGGCAATAG
- a CDS encoding IclR family transcriptional regulator: protein MSESKAPAASATLAILRVLSRMQRPTGASVIIDETGLPRSTVYQLLKILVDEGFLVRLDGTHRYALGIAAFELGAAFSYHQPLTRLGRPVLNRLVQQTRFSAHVCVLHGRDVLYLDEVRDPSQSPLITDVGVRLPSHLTASGRAILAELPPAQVRALYPDRGAFTTRHGTGPNGPSALMRILRQVRTLGFGFVDDDVTPGISSVASVVRDPHGHPIASVALTFATAEVDRPDDDSPAEGLSRRRQYAAMTAECAHVLEERLHGRRW from the coding sequence ATGAGCGAGTCCAAGGCTCCGGCGGCGAGCGCGACCTTGGCGATCCTGCGTGTCCTCTCCCGGATGCAGCGCCCCACCGGCGCGAGCGTCATCATCGACGAGACCGGACTCCCCCGGTCGACCGTCTACCAGCTGCTGAAGATCCTCGTCGACGAGGGCTTCCTGGTGCGCTTGGACGGAACGCACCGGTATGCGCTCGGGATCGCCGCCTTCGAACTCGGCGCAGCATTCTCGTACCATCAGCCCCTCACCCGTCTGGGGCGTCCGGTCCTGAACCGACTCGTGCAGCAGACCCGGTTCAGCGCCCACGTCTGCGTCCTGCATGGACGGGACGTGCTGTATCTGGACGAAGTGCGCGATCCGTCCCAGTCGCCGCTGATCACCGATGTCGGCGTCCGCCTCCCGTCGCACCTGACAGCGAGCGGACGCGCCATCCTCGCCGAGCTTCCTCCGGCCCAGGTGCGCGCCCTCTACCCGGACAGGGGCGCGTTCACCACGCGCCATGGCACCGGACCGAACGGCCCGTCCGCTCTGATGCGGATCCTGCGGCAGGTGCGCACCCTCGGGTTCGGCTTCGTGGACGACGACGTCACCCCGGGCATCTCCTCGGTCGCGAGTGTGGTGCGCGATCCGCATGGCCACCCGATCGCCAGCGTTGCCCTCACCTTCGCCACCGCCGAGGTCGACCGTCCTGACGACGACTCGCCCGCCGAGGGTCTCAGCCGACGGCGACAGTACGCGGCGATGACGGCCGAGTGCGCACATGTCCTCGAGGAGCGCCTGCACGGCCGTCGCTGGTGA
- a CDS encoding alpha/beta fold hydrolase, whose protein sequence is MVKNAEKASYRHRARMHPRTPASGLAERWTMVDGVDIFYRESANPPDARVITHLHGFGLSGRYLLPTAELLADEFHTLVPDLPGFGRSGKAGVALDIPDLAHAAARFLDDRGIEKTSLVGNSMGCPVILEFAHHFPERLERAILVSPAGGIHNQPLRRAIGQLSKDGGREPIKMISVATPDYLRFGVPSTFKMFKALTQYPTLQRLMELKVPTLVVLGTRDPLLPHPTRVQEVAAQDPNHVLIVVLEGAAHAINFSHPHELAHLIRLFMDDKPIVDVPGPHGAKVFEIHRGEHHPPAQTG, encoded by the coding sequence GTGGTCAAGAATGCCGAGAAGGCGTCATACCGCCATCGTGCACGGATGCATCCGCGCACGCCGGCGTCGGGACTGGCCGAGCGCTGGACCATGGTCGACGGAGTCGACATCTTCTACCGGGAGTCCGCCAATCCACCCGACGCGCGTGTGATCACACACCTGCACGGCTTCGGCCTGTCCGGGCGCTACCTGCTGCCGACCGCCGAACTGCTGGCGGACGAGTTCCACACACTCGTGCCGGATCTGCCGGGATTCGGCCGCAGCGGAAAGGCCGGTGTCGCGCTCGACATCCCGGATCTCGCGCACGCCGCGGCACGGTTCCTCGACGACCGCGGGATCGAGAAGACGAGTCTCGTCGGTAACTCGATGGGCTGCCCTGTCATCCTCGAGTTCGCGCATCATTTTCCCGAGCGCCTCGAGCGCGCCATCCTCGTCTCCCCCGCCGGAGGCATCCACAACCAGCCGCTGCGGCGGGCGATCGGCCAGCTGTCCAAGGACGGCGGGCGCGAGCCGATCAAGATGATCTCCGTCGCCACGCCCGACTACCTGCGCTTCGGGGTCCCGAGCACCTTCAAGATGTTCAAGGCGCTCACGCAGTACCCGACGCTGCAGCGCCTGATGGAGCTGAAGGTTCCCACCCTCGTCGTCCTCGGCACCCGGGATCCGCTGCTCCCCCACCCGACGCGCGTCCAGGAAGTCGCCGCGCAGGATCCGAACCACGTCCTGATCGTCGTACTCGAGGGCGCCGCGCACGCGATCAACTTCAGCCATCCGCACGAGCTCGCGCACCTCATCCGTCTTTTCATGGACGACAAGCCGATCGTCGACGTTCCCGGCCCGCATGGCGCGAAGGTCTTCGAGATCCACCGCGGCGAGCACCACCCGCCCGCGCAGACCGGCTAG